The following are from one region of the Silene latifolia isolate original U9 population chromosome 9, ASM4854445v1, whole genome shotgun sequence genome:
- the LOC141599376 gene encoding B-box zinc finger protein 19-like, with amino-acid sequence MRTLCDVCESAAAIFFCAADEAALCRACDEKVHLCNKLASRHVRVGLDAPNAVPKCDICENAPAYFYCEIDGSSLCLQCDMVVHVGGKRKHRRYLLLRQRAEFPGDNSIRAEDANPQQADRTEGRREANQSSGPLTRERDQNNLVSVVPTLDGNNGTDTQMDTTMIDLNARPQRTVGQSPTNQGMDIATGTNDHSASVVPVGFRSQPDK; translated from the exons ATGAGGACCCTTTGTGATGTTTGTGAGAGTGCTGCTGCCATTTTCTTTTGTGCTGCAGATGAGGCTGCTCTTTGCCGTGCTTGTGATGAAAAG GTGCATTTGTGTAATAAGCTTGCTAGTAGACATGTGCGCGTTGGACTTGATGCGCCTAATGCTGTACCAAAATGTGACATTTGTGAAAACGCACCAG CCTACTTTTATTGTGAAATTGATGGAAGTTCACTTTGCCTCCAATGTGATATGGTTGTACATGTTGGTGGCAAAAGGAAACACAGACGGTATCTTTTGTTAAGGCAGAGAGCGGAG TTTCCAGGTGATAATTCTATACGTGCTGAGGATGCCAACCCTCAGCAAGCAGATCGAACCGAAGGTAGGAGGGAAGCAAATCAATCATCCGGCCCATTGACGAGGGAGAGAGACCAAAACAACTTAGTATCTGTGGTTCCAACTCTAGATGGTAATAATGGCACTGATACCCAAATGGATACCACAATGATAGATCTTAATGCCAGACCCCAGAGAACTGTTGGACAGTCCCCAACCAACCAG GGAATGGATATTGCTACTGGGACCAATGATCATTCAGCAAGCGTTGTTCCTGTTGGATTCCGGAGCCAGCCCGATAAATGA